The Anaeromyxobacter sp. nucleotide sequence GCGCCAGGGCCCGGCCCTCCATCGCCATCGTGGCGCGCCAGGGCGACGCCCAGATCGGCGAGCTCAGGTGCCTGGAGGCCCACTTCCGGGCGCAGGGCCACCGGGTGGAGAACCTGCTCCCCACCACCTGCCTGCCGGAGGACTGGGACCTGCTCTACCGCCACGTCTGGGCCCACCGGGTGGCGCCCGACGCCCCCTTCGCCCGCGCGCTGCTGGCGCCGGGGCGCTTCACGCTGCTCAACCCGGTGAACGGCCTGCTGGAGGCCAAGGGGCTCTTCGCCCGGCTCTCCGAGTGCGCCAGCGACGGCGCGCTGGCGGCGCGGGCCGGGCTCGACGAGGCCGAGCGCGGGGCGGCGGCGCGGCTGCCCTGGACGCGGCGGCTCGACGAGGCCACCGCCGGCCGCATCAAGGCCGCGCGGGAGGGGTACGTCATCAAGCGGAGCTGGGACTACGGCGGCAAGTCGGTGCACCTGGGCGCCGAGCTGGCGCAGCCGGCCTGGGAGCGGGTGGTCGACGAGGCGCTGGCCGACGGGCGCGGCGGCGGCTTCATCGCGCAGGAGCGGATCTTCGCCGTGCGAAAGCCGGCCACCCGCATCGCCGGCGACGAGGAGACCCAGGGCGTCCTCTACCGCGACCTCTCGACCTACTGCGGCCTCGGGCCGGTGCGGCCGGGCGGGTCGGTGGTGCGGGCCGCCGCCTCGCCCATCGTCAACATCCTGGGGGGCGGCGGGCTGGCGCCGGTCATCCCGGAGGACGTCTACGAGCGGCTGCGGTAGCCGCGGCGCGGCGGCGCCGCCCTCACCCGTCGGTGAAGTCGGCGATGGACGGCACCTCGGGACGCACCGCGATGGGGCGCGGGCTGTGGTCGGTGTCGAGGTGGACGCAGAGCGCCGCCGGGAAGGCCAGGGCGTAGCCGTTGACGTGGGCCGGCTCGTTGTCGAAGGCGGCCACCAGGGGCCCCAGCCTGGCCACGCGGGCCGACGCCAGCGCCTTCCACTGGTCGTCGTCGAGCGGCGCCTCCGGCTTGAGCAGCAGGTGGACGCGCCGGCCGTCGGGGCGCGGCAGGTCGAAGCGCCGGAAGGTCTCGAGCGTGCCCGCCAGCATGCGCTCCGGTCGGCCGGAGACGTAGGCCAGCTGCGCCCCGGCGGCGCCGAGCGCCCGCACGAAGGCCGGGGCCCCGGGCACCACGCCGTCGTCCCGGCAGTACTGGCTGGTGAAGAAGTGCTGGCCCCAGTAGCGGCGGGCCGGGAGCAGGTGGCGGGCCACCTCGCCGGGGGCCAGGCCGGCGTGGGCCAGGGCCTCGGCCAGGTCCCAGCTGGTCCAGTGCTCGGGGCGCGCGCCCGCCAGGGCCGGCACCCCGGCCAGCGCCCCGTACTCCCGCAGGATCCGGGCCTGGCGGGGCCGGTTGTCCAGCAGGGTGGAGTCGAGGTCGAAGACCACCACCCCGTGGGGCGCGGCCGCCCCCGCCCGGGCCAGGGCCTCCGCCAGGATCCGGGCCCGGTCCTCCGGGTGGGCGCGCCGAGCCATGGCCAGCAGGGTAGCACCGGCCCGCCCGCCCGCACCGTCAGTGGAGGCCCGCGGCGTCTTCAGGCGAAGGCGGCGTGGCGACCGGGCCGGATTCGGTTAAGGTCTCGCCGTGGCCGAGGAACGCCCGAAGATCCTGGTGGTGGACGACTCCCGCACCCAGCTCGACAAGCTGGTGGGGGTGCTGGCGCGCGAGGGCTACGACGTCCGCTCCGCCGCCACCGGCACCGAGGCCATCCTCAAGGTCCGCACCGACCCGCCCGACCTGGTGCTGCTCGACATGATCCTGCCGGACATGGACGGGCTCGAGGTGCTGCGGCACGTCAACCCGCGGCCCGACGAGCACTTCATCCCGGTCATCATCGTCTCGGCCCGCAGCGACCTCGACTCCAAGGTGCGGGGCCTGAAGCTGGGGGCCTCCGACTACCTGGCCAAGCCCTTCGAGCCGGAGGAGATGCTCTGGCGCTGCAAGGCGATGCTGCACATCAAGTCGCTGCAGGACCAGCTGCGGGCCACCCAGCGCAAGCTGGCCGAGCAGTCGGTCACCGACGGGCTGACCGGGCTGAAGAACCGGCGGCTCTTCGACGAGCGGCTGCAGGAGGAGTTCCGCCGGGCGCAGCGCTACAGCGATCCGGTCTCGCTCATCATGGTGGACCTGGACCACTTCAAGCGGGTCAACGACGGCTACGGCCACCAGATGGGCGACGTGGTGCTGCGCGAGGCGGCCGCGTGCATCCGGGCCTCCATCCGCGACCCGGACATCTGCGCGCGCTACGGCGGGGAGGAGTTCGCGGTGATCCTGCCGAAGACCCACCTCTCCGGCGCGCTGGCGGTGGCCGAGCGCATCTGGCGCGAGCTGGGGGCCAAGGTCTACCACCAGGAGGTCCCGGAGGTCGGGCGGGCCAAGCCGGTGGAGGTGAAGGTGACGGCCTCGGTCGGGCTGGCCTTCTTCCCGTCGAAGGACATCACCTCCGCCGAGCTGCTGGTGAAGTTCGCCGACGAGGCGCTCTACCAGGCCAAGCACTCCGGCCGGAACACCATCTGCCTCTACCAGGCGCAGAACTACCTGTACGAGGCGCGCAAGTCCTGAGCCGCCGGGCGCTGCTGGCCTCGCGTCCGCGCGCCGGGGAGTGCTCCCCCGTAGGGGCCAGATGGCCAGCGCCCGGGCCCCACGCGGCAGGGCGCCGCGACCCACCTTGACCCTGTCTGACCCTGGCGGTGAGTCAGGAGCCGGGTATACCCTGACCCGGGGGCGATGGACTACCCGGGACCCACCGCCACCAAGTCGTTGAAATCACGCCTACCTCGCGCCGACCCGGGTGGATCGTCGCGTGCAGCCTGGCTGTGACCCGTGGAGACAACTCTACAAAGCCCCGGCCCCAGCGGCATCCGGGCACCAGACCAGGTGCCGGAGTCCACCTTGCTCATCGTCGACGACGACGAGCACGTCCGCCGCGCGCTGCGCCGGGTGCTGCGCCGCGCCAAGGCCAAGATCCTGGACGCGCCGGACGCGGCCGTGGCGCTGACCCTGCTCGAGCAGGAGCCGGTGCAGGTGGTGGTCTCCGACTACCGCATGCCCGGCATGAGCGGCGTGGAGTTCCTGCGCGCCGTCAAGGAGCGCTGGCCGCGCATCCAGCGGGTGCTCCTGACCGGCCAGGCCGACTCCACCGCCATCGAGGAGGCCGTCAACCAGTCGGAGATCTTCCGCTTCATCTGGAAGCCCTGGGACGACGCCCACCTCATCATCACCATCCAGAGCGCCATCGATCAGTACTGGATGGTGGACGAGAACAGCCGCCTGCAGGGGCTGCTGACGCTGCGCAACGACGAGCTCGAGAAGCTCAACCGCGACCTCGACGGCAAGCTGGCGCAGCGCTCCGCCGCCCTGGTGCGCGCCGCCCAGGAGTGGCGCGCCAGCTTCGACGCCATCGGCGACCCCATGGCCATCGTCCGGGGTGGCGGCTGCGAGGTGGTGCGCGCCAACACCGCCTTCGCCCGCGCCGCCGGCGTCAGCGTGGCCAACCTGGCCGGGCTGCGCTGCGCCGACCACGCCTACGGGCAGCTGCCGTGCCCCACCCGCTGCGCCATGCCGGCCAGCGGCGGCGCCGAGCGCGAGACCGCCTTCGGCGACCGCACCTGGCTGGTGCGCGCCTTCCCCTTCGAGGACGGCGAGTCGCAGGTGCTGGTCTTCAAGGACGTCACCGACGAGCGCGAGGTGTCGCGCCGCCTCTTCCACGCCGAGAAGATGTCGGCGGTGGGCCAGCTGGCCGGCGGCGTGGCCCACGAGATCAACAACCCGCTGGGCGGCATCCTGGCCTTCGCGCAGCTCATGAGCCGGGACGCCAACCGCACCCCCGACGACCAGGAGAGCCTGCGCCTCATCACCGACGCGGCGGTGCGCGCCAAGCGCATCGTCGAGTCGCTGCTGCGCTTCTCGCGCCGCCCGCGCGAGGAGGAGAAGGGGCCGGTGGTCCTCTCGCAGGTGGCCGAAGACGCCCTCTTCCTGCTCCAGTCGCAGCTCAAGGACGGCCGGGTCGAGGTGGTGCGCGAGTTCGACGAGGCGGTGGCCCTGGCCAACGCCAACCAGATCCAGCAGATCGTGGTGAACCTGGTGGTCAACGCCGTGCAGGCGCTGGCCGGGGACGGGCGCATCACCGTCTCCACCGGCTCGGCCGGCGCCGGCCGGGTCCGCCTCTCGGTGGCCGACACCGGCCCGGGCATCAAGCCCGAGGTGGCGCGGCGCATCTTCGAGCCGTTCTTCACCACCAAGCCGGAGGGCCAGGGCACCGGCCTCGGCCTCTCCATCTGCTACCAGATCGCCGAAGAGCACGGCGGCACCATCCGCCTGGAGCCGGGGGACGAGCAGGGAGCCTGCTTCGTCCTCGAGCTTCCCGTCCCGTCCCGGGAACCCTGAAGGGGCACCGCATGAGCGACACCGCTGACCTGAAGCCCGTCCGTGTCCTCGTCGTCGACGACGAGCCGACCCTGCTGCGCGCCCTGGAGTCGCTGCTGCGCAAGAAGGGCTACGAGGTGACCGGCCTGGACTCGCCCATCGTGGCCACCCAGAAGCTGGCCACCGAGGACTTCGACGTCGCCCTGCTCGACATCAAGATGCCGCAGCTCTCCGGGCTCGAGCTCCTCAACGCGGTGAAGCACCGCCGGCCGGAGATCGAGGTCATCATGATGACCGGCCACGCCACGGTGGAGACCGCGCTGCAGGCGGTCCGCAGCGGGGCCTACGACTACCTCACCAAGCCCTTCGACGACGTCGAGCTGGTGGCCCGCTCGGTGGCCAAGGCGGCCGAGCGCAAGGCGCTGTGGGATCGCAACAAGCAGCTGGAGAACCAGCTGCGCGAGCGCGAGGGGCTGCCGCCGGACGGCCTGGTGGGCGCCGCCGCCCCCATCCGCGAGGTGCAGCGGATGATCGACGCGGTGGCCTACTCCGCCACCACCGTCCTGATCACCGGCGAGAGCGGCACCGGCAAGGAGCTGGTGGCCCGCGCGCTGCACACCCGCAGCCCGCGCAAGTCGCACCCCTTCGTGGCCCTCAACTGCGGCGCCCTCACCGAGACCCTGCTGGAGAGCGAGCTCTTCGGCCACGTCAAGGGCGCCTTCACCGGCGCGCAGCGCGACCAGAAGGGGCTCTTCGACGCGGCCGACGGCGGCACCATCTTCCTCGACGAGATCGGCGACATCCCGCTCTCCACCCAGGTCCGCCTGCTGCGGGTGCTGCAGGAGGGCGAGATCAAGCGGGTGGGCGCGGCCGACTCGGTGAAGGTGGACGTGCGGGTGCTGGCGGCGACCCACCGCGACCTGCCCAAGCTGGTGAAGTCCGGCCGGTTCCGCGAGGACCTCTTCTACCGGCTCAACGTCATCAACATCCCGCTGCCGCCGCTGCGCGAGCGCAGCGAGGACATCCCGCTGCTGGCCCACCACTTCCTGCGCCGCTACTCGGACCGCCTGGCCAAGCGGGTCAAGACGCTCTCGCCCGAGGCGCTCGAGCTGCTGTGCGGCTACCGCTGGCCCGGCAACGTGCGCGAGCTGGAGAACGCGGTGGAGCGCGCCGTGGTGCTGTGCCGCAACGACACCGTCTCGCCGGCCGACCTGCCGCCGGCGGTGACCGGCCGGACCGCGCCGCTGGTGCGCGAGGTCCCGGCGGGCGGCGACGAGCAGCAGTGGCTCACGCTGAGCTACGCGGCCGCCAAGGAGCAGGCGCTGCGCCGCTTCGAGAAGAGCTACGTCGAGGCGCTGATGCGGGCCTGCGACAACAACATCTCGGCGGCGGCCCGCAAGGCCGGCATGGACCGCTCCAACTTCAAGCGGGTGCTGCGCAAGTACCGCACCGACGTGGAGCCGGACGAGCCCGGCGACGAGAACAGCCTGATGGCCTAGCCGGCGGCGCCGGCCGCGCTGGCCGCCACCCGAGGCCCGACTTCCCCCGCGCCCCTCTCCCGCCCTACCAGGCTGGAGAGGGGCGCGGTCTTCGTCGGGGGGGGGGGCGGGTGAGGGTCGGCCGGGGGCGGGGCCGCCGGGATGAGGCAGCGTCGGCCCGTGCCCCAGCCGCGCTCACCGCCCGTGGAGCGGCGCCAGGAAGGCCCAGGCCTCCTGGAGGATCAGGTCGAGCGAGGCGCCCAGCTCGTGGCCGTCGTCCACGGTGATCAGCCGCGCCGAGGGCGTCCGCTCCACCCAGGCCGCCACGTCGGCCAGCGGCACGGTCTCGTCGCGCGCCCCGGCGATCACCAGGGTGGGCACCGCCACCACGGGAAAGGCGGGCAGGGTGGAGGCGGCCTCGAAGAAGGGCCAGCCGACGCGCCGCTCGGTCTGCGTCACGTGGTGGTGGGTGGCCAGTCCGCGCGCCCGCCAGTCCTCCAGCTCGGCCGCGGTGAGCCGGCCGCTCCAGCGCTCGAAGAGGCGGAAGGCCGGGGCCAGCAGGACCAGGCGCGAGACGCGGGGATCGCCGGAGGCCAGGAGCGCCGACAGGTACCCGCCCAGGGAGGAGCCGATCAGGGCGTGTGGTCCGGGTGCGTCGCCCATGGCGGCCCGCGCCTCGGCCAGCATGCTGAGCGGGGTGGAGCGCTCGAACCCGTCCGCGCCGGGCGTGAGGTCGGGCGTCGCCACCGCCACCCCGCGGGCGCCGAAGCCCTCCGAGAGGTAGCGGGCCTTGCGTGAGGAGGGGCCGGAGGCGAAGCCGTGCAGGTAGGTGATCACGCACAGGAGACTACCCTGGATGGTGGGGAGCGACCCCGACCGCGACCCCGACCTCGACCTCGACCTCGAAGTTGCGCACTCCCTCTCCCCTCCGGGGAGAGGGCCGGGGTGAGGGGCTCCGCGAGGACCCCAACCCCGACCGCGACCCCCGGCACTCCCCTGGCCCAGTGCGCGTCCACACCTGTCCACATGTCGGTCCGTCGGCATGTTTCGGCCCAACCGGGGTTCCCCTGCTCCAACGGCTCACATTCTCGGTCGGGACCGGTCAACATCACAGGCAGCCGGGGGGCGACGTGTCGAGGATCCTGCGAGGGGACGAGAAGGCTGGAGTGGAGCGGCTCTGCCTGCGCGGCGAGCTGCACCTCGCGGCCTGCGAGTACGGCGAGGCGCTGGCCTTCTTCCTCGAGGCCTGGGAGTTGCTGCCAGAGCCGCGCGAGGAGTACCAGGGCACGGCCCGGGTCATTCGCGGCCTCACGCGCGTCATGCGCGCTCGCGGCGACCTGGCAGAGGGGATCGGGCTGCTCCTCGCGAACCGCGCCTGCTTCACGCCCGCACCGGCGGGTGCGCGGCAGGGGAGCGTGCGGCGCGGAGGGTAGGTCCGGCGCGCCGGGACGGCCACTCGCAGGGGCGGCCACTTGCAGGGACGGCCACTTGCAGGGACGGCCACGCGCAGCGGCTGGAGGCCATGTGGCGGCGCCCGCCCCCGGCTCCGCTCAGCCCTCCTTCTTTCCCCTGAGCGCCCGCCAGCGCTGGCCCAGCTCCCGCTCCAGGCCGCTCTCCGAGAGCTTGACGATGGCCTCCTGCTCGAGCGCCTCTGGCAGGTAGCGCTCCGCCACGTAGTGGCCGTCGAAGTCGTGCGGGTAGCGGTAGCCGCCGCCGTAGCCCATCCCCTCCATCAGCTTGGTGGGGGCGTTGCGCAGCTTGAGCGGCACCGGCAGCGGCCCGTGCTCGCGCACCAGCCGGCGCGCCGCCGCGTAGGCGGTCAGCGCGGTGTTCGACTTGGGCGCCAGCGCCAGGTACACCACCGCCTGGGTCATGGGCAGGACACCCTCCGGCAGGCCGATCAGCTCCACCGCCTGCAGCGCCGCCACCGCCACCTGCAGCGCCTGCGGGTCGGCGTTGCCCACGTCCTCCGAGGCGAAGATGACCATGCGCCGGAGCACGAAGCGGGGCTCCTCGCCGGCCTCCAGCATGCGGGTCAGCCAGTAGACCGCCGCGTCCGGATCGCTGCCCCGCAGCGACTTGATGAAGGCCGAGACGACGTTGTAGTGCTCCTCGCCGGCCTGGTCGTAGAGCAGCGTCTTCTGCTGCAGCGCCTCCTCGGCGTCGGCGCGGTCGATGACCGCGCGCCCGGCCAGGCGCACCGCCGCGGCGGCCACCTCCAGCGCGTTCAGGGCGCGCCGCGCGTCGCCGTAGGCGTAGCGGGAGAGCGCCTCCCTGGCCTCGGCGGTGAGCGTGGGCGCGCCGCCCAGCCCCTCCGCCGCGGTCACCGCCCGGTCCAGCAGCTGCCCCACCTCCTCCTCGGTGAGCGCCCGCAGGGTGACCACCCGGCAGCGCGACAGCAGCGCGGCGTTCACCTCGAAGCTGGGGTTCTCGGTGGTGGCCCCGATGAGCACGATGGTGCCGTCCTCCACGTGCGGCAGGAAGGCGTCCTGCTGGGCGCGCGAGAAGCGGTGGATCTCGTCCACGAAGAGGATGGTCCGCTTCCGCTCCATGCGGCGCCGGTCGCGCGCCGCGGCCACGATCTCGCGGATCTCCTTCACGCCGCCCTGCAGCGCG carries:
- a CDS encoding replication-associated recombination protein A, whose translation is MDLFDHAADRDIAGKPLAERLRPRRLEDFVGQEHVLGPGRALRRAIEADQVPSLVLWGPPGTGKTTLARLVAGHTGSFFVPFSALQGGVKEIREIVAAARDRRRMERKRTILFVDEIHRFSRAQQDAFLPHVEDGTIVLIGATTENPSFEVNAALLSRCRVVTLRALTEEEVGQLLDRAVTAAEGLGGAPTLTAEAREALSRYAYGDARRALNALEVAAAAVRLAGRAVIDRADAEEALQQKTLLYDQAGEEHYNVVSAFIKSLRGSDPDAAVYWLTRMLEAGEEPRFVLRRMVIFASEDVGNADPQALQVAVAALQAVELIGLPEGVLPMTQAVVYLALAPKSNTALTAYAAARRLVREHGPLPVPLKLRNAPTKLMEGMGYGGGYRYPHDFDGHYVAERYLPEALEQEAIVKLSESGLERELGQRWRALRGKKEG
- a CDS encoding alpha/beta fold hydrolase, whose amino-acid sequence is MITYLHGFASGPSSRKARYLSEGFGARGVAVATPDLTPGADGFERSTPLSMLAEARAAMGDAPGPHALIGSSLGGYLSALLASGDPRVSRLVLLAPAFRLFERWSGRLTAAELEDWRARGLATHHHVTQTERRVGWPFFEAASTLPAFPVVAVPTLVIAGARDETVPLADVAAWVERTPSARLITVDDGHELGASLDLILQEAWAFLAPLHGR
- a CDS encoding diguanylate cyclase → MAEERPKILVVDDSRTQLDKLVGVLAREGYDVRSAATGTEAILKVRTDPPDLVLLDMILPDMDGLEVLRHVNPRPDEHFIPVIIVSARSDLDSKVRGLKLGASDYLAKPFEPEEMLWRCKAMLHIKSLQDQLRATQRKLAEQSVTDGLTGLKNRRLFDERLQEEFRRAQRYSDPVSLIMVDLDHFKRVNDGYGHQMGDVVLREAAACIRASIRDPDICARYGGEEFAVILPKTHLSGALAVAERIWRELGAKVYHQEVPEVGRAKPVEVKVTASVGLAFFPSKDITSAELLVKFADEALYQAKHSGRNTICLYQAQNYLYEARKS
- a CDS encoding sigma-54-dependent Fis family transcriptional regulator → MSDTADLKPVRVLVVDDEPTLLRALESLLRKKGYEVTGLDSPIVATQKLATEDFDVALLDIKMPQLSGLELLNAVKHRRPEIEVIMMTGHATVETALQAVRSGAYDYLTKPFDDVELVARSVAKAAERKALWDRNKQLENQLREREGLPPDGLVGAAAPIREVQRMIDAVAYSATTVLITGESGTGKELVARALHTRSPRKSHPFVALNCGALTETLLESELFGHVKGAFTGAQRDQKGLFDAADGGTIFLDEIGDIPLSTQVRLLRVLQEGEIKRVGAADSVKVDVRVLAATHRDLPKLVKSGRFREDLFYRLNVINIPLPPLRERSEDIPLLAHHFLRRYSDRLAKRVKTLSPEALELLCGYRWPGNVRELENAVERAVVLCRNDTVSPADLPPAVTGRTAPLVREVPAGGDEQQWLTLSYAAAKEQALRRFEKSYVEALMRACDNNISAAARKAGMDRSNFKRVLRKYRTDVEPDEPGDENSLMA
- a CDS encoding response regulator, which encodes MRAPDQVPESTLLIVDDDEHVRRALRRVLRRAKAKILDAPDAAVALTLLEQEPVQVVVSDYRMPGMSGVEFLRAVKERWPRIQRVLLTGQADSTAIEEAVNQSEIFRFIWKPWDDAHLIITIQSAIDQYWMVDENSRLQGLLTLRNDELEKLNRDLDGKLAQRSAALVRAAQEWRASFDAIGDPMAIVRGGGCEVVRANTAFARAAGVSVANLAGLRCADHAYGQLPCPTRCAMPASGGAERETAFGDRTWLVRAFPFEDGESQVLVFKDVTDEREVSRRLFHAEKMSAVGQLAGGVAHEINNPLGGILAFAQLMSRDANRTPDDQESLRLITDAAVRAKRIVESLLRFSRRPREEEKGPVVLSQVAEDALFLLQSQLKDGRVEVVREFDEAVALANANQIQQIVVNLVVNAVQALAGDGRITVSTGSAGAGRVRLSVADTGPGIKPEVARRIFEPFFTTKPEGQGTGLGLSICYQIAEEHGGTIRLEPGDEQGACFVLELPVPSREP